A single region of the bacterium genome encodes:
- a CDS encoding KH domain-containing protein has protein sequence MEKVIADQDFLEFLIKALVDHPEDVKVDRRVDEMGVLLSLKLNPEDMGQIIGRGGATARSIRSLVRIVGLKNHARVNLKIEEPEGGRVPRQRTQEGEVSATLEDLKL, from the coding sequence ATGGAAAAAGTAATCGCAGATCAGGACTTTCTGGAATTCCTTATCAAGGCCTTGGTTGATCACCCCGAGGACGTCAAGGTTGATAGAAGGGTTGACGAAATGGGAGTTTTGCTCTCATTGAAACTCAACCCCGAGGACATGGGCCAGATCATCGGCCGGGGCGGAGCCACGGCAAGATCCATCAGAAGCCTGGTGAGAATTGTCGGGCTGAAGAATCACGCCCGGGTCAACCTCAAGATCGAGGAGCCCGAAGGCGGCAGAGTTCCCAGACAAAGAACTCAAGAGGGAGAAGTCAGCGCCACCCTGGAAGACCTGAAACTCTAA
- the glmS gene encoding glutamine--fructose-6-phosphate transaminase (isomerizing) — protein sequence MCGIVGYIGKKQALPIIIKGLENLEYRGYDSVGILIYDENKKETYVEKSPGRIKDFIRIIKPDAEGSLGIGHSRWATHGEVNKENSHPHWDCAKKIFVVHNGIIENFETIKSLLIEKGHVFASETDTEVFPHLIEELMKEGLVYEDAVMKALRQVKGSFAFLIFNRDYPELMIASRFSSPLILGTGKEEFIVASDQTPIASLTKEVVYLNDGDVAFVKRDGFKLKSFLREGTKAENGIIDFVAAETEKGSFDDYMIKEIFEEAKAVENTLRGRLLLEQGTARLGGLEGILEKLKDIDNILICGCGTAFYAAKLSEYFFEEYAGIPTKADLASELRYRKPVMTQKTLLLAVSQSGETADTLSVVKEAKDRGILTLGIVNVVGSSIARMVTAGIYSHAGPELAVASTKAFLAQITDLILLMVLMARQRKMPQDLGKEILEELNEIPKKIEKIILDCAPTIEDLAAKCLSYKNFLYLGRKYSFPIALEGALKLKEISYAHAEGLAAGETKHGPIALIDENFLTVAIAPQDSVYVKTASNLEEIKARRGRIIAVTTEGNRKMERLAQDVVYVPKTLELLTPLLTIVPLHLFAYYFAKKLGRDVDRPRNLAKSVTVE from the coding sequence ATGTGTGGAATTGTCGGTTATATCGGTAAAAAACAGGCTTTGCCAATAATCATTAAGGGATTGGAGAACTTGGAATACCGTGGATACGACTCGGTCGGGATTTTAATCTATGACGAAAACAAAAAAGAGACTTACGTTGAGAAAAGCCCGGGGAGAATCAAGGACTTTATCAGGATTATCAAGCCTGACGCCGAGGGCAGTTTGGGCATCGGCCACAGTCGGTGGGCGACTCACGGCGAAGTGAACAAAGAAAATTCCCATCCCCACTGGGACTGCGCCAAAAAGATCTTTGTCGTCCACAACGGCATTATCGAAAACTTTGAGACTATCAAGAGTCTCCTGATTGAAAAAGGCCACGTTTTTGCTTCAGAAACAGACACCGAAGTCTTTCCTCATCTGATTGAAGAGCTGATGAAAGAAGGGCTTGTTTACGAAGACGCGGTCATGAAAGCCCTGAGACAAGTCAAAGGCAGTTTCGCCTTTCTTATCTTCAACAGGGATTATCCCGAGCTCATGATCGCTTCAAGGTTTTCCAGTCCTTTGATTCTCGGCACGGGCAAAGAAGAGTTTATCGTTGCCTCTGACCAGACGCCAATCGCCTCGCTGACAAAAGAAGTGGTCTATCTCAACGACGGCGACGTCGCTTTCGTAAAAAGGGACGGTTTTAAGCTAAAATCTTTTCTGAGAGAAGGAACAAAAGCCGAAAACGGTATTATCGATTTCGTCGCCGCGGAAACGGAAAAGGGCAGCTTTGACGACTATATGATCAAAGAAATCTTTGAAGAGGCGAAAGCCGTCGAAAACACTCTGAGAGGAAGGCTGCTGCTTGAGCAGGGAACGGCAAGGCTCGGAGGCCTGGAAGGGATTTTAGAAAAGCTCAAAGATATAGACAATATTCTGATTTGCGGCTGCGGCACCGCTTTTTACGCGGCCAAGCTGTCTGAGTATTTTTTTGAAGAATATGCAGGAATTCCCACCAAGGCCGATCTGGCTTCCGAATTAAGGTACCGAAAGCCGGTGATGACTCAAAAAACCCTTTTACTGGCAGTCTCCCAGTCAGGAGAAACTGCCGACACCCTGTCCGTAGTCAAGGAAGCCAAAGATAGGGGAATTCTGACGCTGGGCATAGTCAACGTCGTCGGCTCTTCGATCGCCAGAATGGTTACAGCCGGCATCTATTCTCACGCCGGCCCGGAGTTGGCCGTCGCTTCAACCAAAGCTTTTCTGGCCCAGATTACAGACTTGATTTTGTTAATGGTCTTGATGGCCAGGCAGAGGAAAATGCCTCAGGATTTGGGAAAAGAGATCCTGGAAGAGCTGAACGAGATCCCAAAGAAAATCGAAAAAATCATTTTGGACTGTGCCCCGACAATCGAGGATTTGGCGGCAAAATGCCTCTCTTACAAAAACTTCCTTTATCTAGGCAGAAAATACAGCTTTCCGATCGCTCTCGAAGGCGCCTTAAAACTTAAAGAGATATCTTACGCCCACGCCGAAGGCCTGGCTGCCGGCGAAACCAAGCACGGGCCCATTGCCCTGATTGATGAAAACTTTCTGACCGTGGCCATCGCCCCGCAAGATTCTGTCTATGTAAAAACCGCTTCCAATCTTGAAGAAATAAAGGCGAGAAGAGGCAGGATTATTGCCGTGACTACCGAAGGAAATAGAAAAATGGAAAGGCTGGCGCAAGATGTAGTCTATGTCCCAAAAACCCTAGAGCTGCTGACGCCATTATTAACGATCGTCCCTCTCCACCTTTTTGCTTACTATTTTGCCAAAAAACTCGGCCGCGATGTAGACAGACCGAGAAACTTGGCAAAATCAGTAACAGTAGAATAA
- a CDS encoding EamA family transporter has protein sequence MTWLIYAIISVFTASLITILQRVLMKDEDSDPLSYTIALAFSGALICLAFAFINGFKMPPIKEYPLNFVLEAMLYAFSTLFAFKALKLIEASKGTIILSFGSVVTIAASAFFLNESLTAQRLLGTALIIISIILVSELKDFSINKGALYALIAAILGGLAVVNDAYLMKFSDPTSYTVIGFLLPGLLLSLLYPSSLKKLKGLLKPKPAKTMFLLAFVWAVSAIAFNTAIGKGALASQISPISQSKVILTVLLAVIFLKEKGNLPAKIVAALMTMAGVMVIR, from the coding sequence ATGACCTGGCTGATTTACGCAATCATATCGGTTTTTACCGCTTCTCTCATCACTATTTTGCAGAGAGTTTTGATGAAGGACGAGGACAGTGATCCCCTTTCCTATACCATCGCTCTCGCGTTTTCCGGAGCCTTGATATGTTTGGCATTCGCTTTTATCAATGGTTTTAAAATGCCGCCTATCAAGGAATATCCTTTGAACTTTGTCCTGGAAGCAATGCTTTATGCCTTCAGCACCCTGTTTGCTTTCAAAGCCTTAAAGCTGATTGAAGCTTCCAAAGGAACGATCATTTTGAGCTTTGGCAGCGTTGTAACCATAGCCGCTTCCGCTTTCTTTCTCAACGAATCCCTGACTGCCCAAAGGCTTTTAGGAACGGCTTTGATTATTATTTCCATTATTTTGGTTTCCGAATTAAAGGACTTTTCCATAAACAAGGGCGCTCTTTATGCCTTGATTGCCGCTATCCTTGGGGGTTTGGCCGTGGTAAACGACGCCTATCTAATGAAGTTTTCAGATCCGACCTCATATACGGTTATAGGCTTTTTGCTGCCGGGACTGTTGTTGTCCTTGCTTTATCCAAGTTCGCTTAAAAAACTGAAAGGCCTTTTAAAGCCAAAGCCGGCCAAGACTATGTTTCTTTTGGCTTTTGTTTGGGCAGTTTCCGCCATTGCTTTTAACACGGCCATTGGAAAAGGCGCCTTGGCATCCCAGATTTCTCCGATCTCTCAGTCAAAAGTCATCCTAACCGTGCTGCTGGCAGTAATCTTTTTGAAAGAAAAAGGCAACCTGCCGGCGAAAATTGTCGCCGCCTTAATGACGATGGCAGGAGTGATGGTGATAAGATAG
- the trmD gene encoding tRNA (guanosine(37)-N1)-methyltransferase TrmD, with translation MLTFDIITIFPKFFDSFLNESIIKRAQKQKLIKIRVFDLRRWAKDKHRTVDDRPFGGGRGMVIKIEPIYRALTALKIKNHPVIRQGAPSNDGAKFKTILFSPRGKKFNQKTAYQYSKLNRIIMVCGRYEGVDERVAKYLVDEQVSVGDYVMMGGEVAAMAVMESVSRLIPGVLGHSENLPERIEKGGGFTEFPQYTRPEIFNPRLRSASAKASADKQGYGGQAKKGISWKVPKVLLKGNHKKIEDWRKKRLKTIH, from the coding sequence ATGCTTACTTTTGACATTATCACCATTTTCCCGAAATTCTTTGACTCATTCCTGAATGAGTCGATTATAAAAAGGGCGCAAAAGCAAAAACTGATTAAAATCAGGGTTTTTGATTTAAGAAGGTGGGCCAAAGACAAGCACAGAACGGTTGACGACAGGCCTTTTGGCGGCGGAAGGGGGATGGTCATAAAGATTGAACCGATCTATCGCGCGCTCACTGCACTGAAAATTAAAAATCACCCTGTCATCCGACAGGGTGCCCCGTCGAATGACGGGGCAAAATTCAAGACTATTCTATTTTCTCCAAGGGGAAAGAAATTCAACCAGAAAACAGCCTATCAATATTCCAAGCTCAACCGAATTATCATGGTTTGCGGCAGATATGAGGGCGTGGACGAGAGAGTGGCAAAATATCTGGTTGATGAACAGGTGTCTGTCGGCGATTATGTTATGATGGGAGGGGAGGTGGCGGCCATGGCGGTGATGGAATCCGTATCGAGATTGATTCCCGGAGTCTTGGGCCATTCAGAGAATCTTCCCGAAAGGATTGAAAAAGGCGGGGGATTCACCGAATTCCCCCAATATACCAGGCCGGAAATCTTTAATCCCCGCCTTCGCTCCGCCTCCGCTAAAGCTTCGGCGGACAAGCAAGGCTACGGCGGGCAGGCTAAAAAGGGAATAAGCTGGAAAGTGCCCAAGGTGCTGTTAAAAGGAAATCATAAAAAGATTGAAGACTGGAGAAAGAAGCGTTTAAAAACGATTCATTAA